A genomic region of Gemmatimonadales bacterium contains the following coding sequences:
- the groL gene encoding chaperonin GroEL (60 kDa chaperone family; promotes refolding of misfolded polypeptides especially under stressful conditions; forms two stacked rings of heptamers to form a barrel-shaped 14mer; ends can be capped by GroES; misfolded proteins enter the barrel where they are refolded when GroES binds) codes for MAAKDLLFNTDARAKLKRGVDALADAVKVTLGPKGRNVVIDKKFGSPTVTKDGVTVAKEVELSDPVENIGAQLVKEVATKTSDLAGDGTTTATVLAQAIYREGLKNVTAGANPMELKRGIDKAVGVIVDELKKLSTTTAGKKEIAQVGTISANNDREIGDLIADAMEKVGKDGVITVEEARGLETTLETVDGMQFDRGYLSPYFITDPEKMEAVLDTPYILIYDKKISAMKDLLPVLEKVAQTGKPLLILAEDVEGEALATLVVNKLRGTLKVAAVKAPGFGDRRKEMLVDIAKLTGGKVISEELGFKLENTVLADLGQSKRVVIDKDNTTVVDGKGKSDDIKGRIAEIRVAIDKSTSDYDREKLQERLAKLSGGVAVIHVGAATETEMKEKKARVEDALHATRAAVEEGIVPGGGVALLRTQESLTKLRGTEDEKIGIDIVRRALEEPLRTIAQNAGVEGAIVLAKVKESKGNVGYNAATDEYEDLVKAGVIDPTKVTRTALQNAASISGLLLTTECVVVEKKEDKPAAPAAPGAGGMGGMY; via the coding sequence ATGGCAGCCAAGGATTTGCTGTTCAATACCGACGCCCGCGCCAAGCTCAAGCGGGGTGTCGATGCGTTGGCCGATGCAGTCAAGGTCACCCTCGGGCCCAAGGGCCGGAATGTCGTGATCGACAAGAAGTTCGGTTCACCGACCGTCACCAAAGACGGCGTGACGGTGGCCAAGGAAGTCGAACTGTCCGACCCGGTCGAGAACATCGGTGCGCAGCTGGTGAAGGAAGTCGCGACCAAAACCTCCGACCTCGCCGGCGACGGCACCACCACCGCCACCGTGCTTGCCCAGGCCATCTACCGCGAAGGCCTCAAGAACGTCACGGCCGGCGCCAACCCGATGGAGCTCAAGCGCGGCATCGACAAGGCTGTCGGCGTCATCGTCGACGAGCTGAAGAAGCTGAGCACCACGACCGCGGGCAAGAAGGAAATCGCCCAGGTCGGCACCATCTCGGCCAACAACGACCGGGAAATCGGTGACCTGATTGCCGACGCGATGGAGAAGGTCGGCAAAGACGGCGTCATCACGGTCGAAGAGGCTCGTGGCCTCGAGACCACGCTCGAGACGGTCGACGGCATGCAGTTCGATCGCGGCTACCTCTCGCCCTACTTCATCACGGATCCGGAAAAGATGGAGGCCGTGCTCGACACGCCCTACATCCTGATCTACGACAAGAAGATCTCGGCGATGAAGGACCTGCTCCCGGTCCTCGAGAAGGTCGCCCAGACCGGCAAGCCGCTCCTGATCCTCGCCGAGGACGTCGAAGGCGAGGCGCTTGCCACGCTGGTGGTCAACAAGCTGCGCGGTACCCTCAAGGTCGCGGCCGTCAAGGCTCCGGGCTTCGGCGATCGCCGCAAGGAAATGCTCGTCGACATCGCCAAGCTGACCGGCGGCAAGGTCATCTCGGAAGAACTCGGCTTCAAGCTCGAGAACACGGTTCTGGCCGACCTCGGTCAGTCGAAGCGGGTCGTGATCGACAAGGACAACACCACCGTCGTCGACGGCAAGGGCAAGTCCGATGATATCAAGGGCCGGATCGCCGAGATCCGGGTCGCCATCGACAAGTCCACCAGCGACTACGACCGCGAGAAGCTCCAGGAGCGGTTGGCCAAGCTCTCCGGCGGGGTCGCCGTGATTCACGTCGGCGCCGCGACCGAGACCGAGATGAAGGAGAAGAAGGCTCGGGTCGAGGACGCGCTCCACGCCACCCGCGCGGCGGTCGAAGAGGGCATCGTGCCCGGCGGCGGCGTTGCGCTGCTCCGGACCCAGGAGTCGCTGACCAAGCTCCGCGGCACCGAAGACGAGAAGATCGGCATCGACATCGTTCGCCGTGCGCTCGAGGAGCCGCTCCGCACCATCGCGCAGAACGCCGGCGTCGAAGGCGCTATCGTCCTCGCCAAGGTCAAGGAGTCGAAGGGTAACGTCGGCTACAACGCCGCCACGGACGAGTACGAGGACCTGGTCAAGGCCGGCGTCATCGACCCGACCAAGGTCACCCGGACGGCGCTTCAGAATGCT
- a CDS encoding co-chaperone GroES, with the protein MASKGKLKITPLEDRVVVSPDEEGETMRGGLYIPDTAKEKPTQGEVVAVGPGRFEKGERVPVEVKVGDKVLYGKYSGTNLTLDGNEVVIIKASDILAKLG; encoded by the coding sequence ATGGCGTCGAAAGGCAAGCTCAAGATCACGCCGCTCGAGGACCGAGTGGTCGTGAGCCCGGACGAGGAAGGCGAAACGATGCGGGGCGGGTTGTACATCCCCGATACCGCCAAGGAAAAGCCGACCCAGGGTGAGGTCGTGGCGGTCGGGCCCGGGCGTTTCGAAAAGGGCGAGCGCGTTCCGGTCGAAGTCAAAGTTGGTGACAAGGTGCTCTACGGTAAGTACAGCGGCACCAACCTCACGCTCGATGGGAACGAGGTCGTCATCATCAAGGCCTCCGACATTCTCGCCAAGCTCGGCTAA